From the Sediminispirochaeta bajacaliforniensis DSM 16054 genome, the window TTCGATCTCGATATCGCTTTTCAGCCAACTCATCATCGATCGAAGCTGCGCACCAACAGCCTCGTTCTGGCTGTTTCGCGCATTCTGTCTCATGGCGTAAAATGACGGACGACCGGCCCTATTCTCAAGGATCCAGTCCCGGGCGAATCGACCGCTCTGGATATCCTCGAGGATTCCCTTCATCGCTTTCTTGGTCTCGTCGGTCACCAGTTTTCCCTGCGTGATATAATCGCCGTACTCTGCGGTGTTGCTGATGGAGTGCCGCATAAGGGTCATGCCACCTTCGTAGATAAGGTCTACAATCAGCTTCATTTCGTTGATACACTCGAAATAGGCCATCTCAGGCTGATATCCGGCCTCGACAAGGGTATCGAATCCCGCCTTCATCAGGCTGGTGACGCCACCGCACAAAACGGCCTGCTCACCAAAAAGATCGGTCTCGGTCTCTTCACGAAAACTGGTCTCAAACACCCCGGCACGGGTACAGCCGATTCCCTTTGCATAGGCCAGAGCCCGAGGCTCGGCCTTACCGGTTTCATCTTTATGAACGGCTACAAGTCCGGGGACCCCTCTGCCCGCCTCGAACTCACGTCGAACGATGTGCCCGGGCCCTTTGGGAGCGACAAGGGAGACATCCACACCCTTAGGGGCAACGATCTGGTGGAAGTGAATTGCAAAACCGTGGGCGAACATCAGCATATTTCCAGCCTCAAGCCCCGGAGCAATTTCCTTGGCATAAATCTCTGCCTGAAGCTCATCGGGAAGCAGCACCATAACGACGTCTCCCCGCTTGGCAGCCTCCTCGACGGTGTAAACGGGGATGCCGTAGGCTTCCGCCTTTTTCCAGCTCCTACTGCCTTTCCGTAGGCCGACAATGACGTCCACGCCGCTGTCTTTCAGACTCATCGCGTGGGCGTGCCCCTGACTTCCAAAACCTAAGACCGCAACCGTCTCGTTCTTTAGTGCCGAAAGGTCCGCGTCCTTGTCGTAAAAAATCTTTGCCATCTTTTGTTCTCCTTTACAAACAAATTCCGTTTCATCTATGCAATCCCGCAGCTATCGGGTCTGCTTCTTTTCCCACCGGTTCATCGCAACGATGCCGGTTCTCGCCACCTCAACCACCTGCTGAGGTGGAAAAAGGCCGATAAACGAGTCCACTTTTTCACTGCTTCCGACGATCTCCACAACAAAGCCGCCGGGGCCGGAATCGATCACCTGGCCCTTGAATACGTTGACCATCTGCAGAACCTCATTCCGAGATCCGTTGGTGGCCCTGAGTTTGATAAGTCCAATCTCTCGTTCAACCTTATTGCGCGGGTCAATGGGACTCACCTTTACCGTATCGACGATCTTGTAAAGCTGTTTCTGAATCTGTTCCACACTCTGGTCATCGCCCTTTACAATGATGGTGAGCCTGAACATATCGGGATCTTTGGTCGGCCCGGCAGCGATCGACTCGATATTAAAGCCCCTCCTGGTAATCAGACTGGTCAGCTTCGAAAGAACCCCCGGGTGGTTGTTCACCAACACGGAAATGGTGTGATCGGTATATTCTTCTTCGCGCATACGCCTCTCCTTTCTATCGATCAGATCTTCTCAACAACTTGTTCAAGGGGTTTACCCGCAGGGACCATCGGAAGGACGTTTGCCGACGGACTGACATGGGCATGAAGCAGCATCGGCCCCTCGCATTCGGCAAGTTCCCTGAGAACATCTTGCGCATCCTTGGCATCCCGGAGCGTGCGGCCGTGGATGCCGAAGACCTCGGCAAGGGCGGCAAAATCGGGATTATCATCCATGACGGTACCGGCGTAACGCTTCTCGAAGAGAAGCTCCTGCCATTGGCGAACCATTCCGAGATAACCGTTGTCTATCACCAGCATCTTTACAGGAAGACGATAACGCCTGATGGTGGCAAGCTCCTGAAGGTTCATCTGAAAACCTCCGTCGCCGCTTATCATCAACACCGGTTTGTCGGGATTTCCGACAGCCGCCCCTATTGCCGCGGGAAGGCCGAAGCCCATGGTCCCAAGTCCCCCGCTGGTAAGAAAGGAGCGTCCCCTGGAAAAGCCGAAAAACAGGGCGGCCCACATCTGGTTCTGTCCCACATCCGTGACGACTATGGTCTCTTTGGGGAAAATTTCCCCGGCAAGCTGGATCAATCGTTGCGGGGCCAGCCCCCCGGGATTCTTCGGATCCTCGGCAACCAGAGGGTGGGCGGATCGATACTCGACGAGTTCGCGGATCCACTGTTCGGAATCAACCGGAATATCGGCCTTGTTCAAATCCCCCAGCACCGATTGGATCGTACCGACGATGGGAAGGTCGGCCTTGATGCTCTTTCCGATCTCTGCGGGATCAATGTCCACATGGACCAGTTTTGCCTTCGGGGCAAAACCTGCCCCGTCACCGACGATACGGTCTGAAAAACGGACCCCAAGGGCAAGGATGAGATCGGCATGTTGAACGGCATAATTACCGTAGAGGGTACCATGCATTCCGATAGGTCCAAGAAGCAGCTCACTTCGCTTCGGCATCACGCCATGCCCCATAAGGGTACAGACAACGGGAATACCCTTCTCGTCCGCAAGACGATTCACCATTTCCGTTGCTCCGGAAAGATTGACACCACCGCCGGCGATGATCAAAGGTTTACGTGACTGTTTCAACATGCCGATGACCGACTTAATCTGCTTCGGATGGCCGTTCATGTTCGGCTTGTATCCTCGTAGCTCAATCGTATCCGGATAGTCAAAGGAGACATCCTGGGCCTGTACATCCCCGGGGATATCGATAACCACAGGGCCGGGGCGGCCGGTGGTTGCAAGGTGAAAGGCCTTCTTTACCGTATAGGCGATCTCACTTGCATCCCGTACCAGAAAATTGGCCTTTGTGATCGGCATGGTAATTCCAACTACATCTGCTTCCTGAAAAGCATCGCTTCCGATTTGATCTAGGTTGACCTGCCCGGTTATGACAACCATGGGAACGGAATCCATATAGGCTGTCGCAATGCCGGTGACAGTGTTGGTGGCGCCGGGACCGGAGGTAACAATAACAACACCAGGCCTGCCGGTGGAGCGGGCATAGCCATCAGCCGCATGGGTCCCCCCTTGCTCATGACGGGGGAGAATCAAACGGACACGATCCTCAAATTCCTGCAGTTGATCAAAGATGGAAATAACTTTCCCGCCGGTATAGGCAAAAATCGTGTCCACACCTTCGAGTAAAAGACTTTCAACCAATATTCGTGCACCTTTCAAGATCATAACCTCCTTGATCTTCCCCGGGCACGACAAAACCTCTCCGGCATTCCCGGTGCATATGGATGCACCTTCCGGGAGGGAGACAGCGAGTCAGTTTCGTCGTTCGGGGTAATTTAGGTCAGGTAACCGAGCCTAACAGGCTTGGTTACCTGCCGCCATACTCGAACGGCGAAACTTTCCAATAATGGATAGAATAATAATCGAAATTGGTAGGCTGGAGAGGAGGATGTTTACGATAATAATAATGCTCATAACCGGGACAATAAGGTTTATGGACCGAGCAATAATCGTAAACATACCTTGGACTCCTTAAAGGAAAAATCTTAGAACTAAGGGTATCGGGGGGGAAAAAACGTGTCAAGCCTTTACAACTTGTGAAATCACAAAAAGCGTCCAGAAGAGGAGAATCAGGACCACAATATAGATACGAATCCCGATCAGAGGCACCGCAGCCTCCCTCCTCTTCCCGGCAAGGGGGTCAGCCGGTGACTCGTCAGCCTCTTCAAAGCAAAAAAGAAGGATCTGATCCAGCCGCTTTCCAAGGTGAGTAAGGGCATACCAGAAACCCTTCTCTTTCGCCGGAGGATCGAAGTCTATAATTTTCTCAAAATAATACAGGGTCCTGGCGACAAGAGCTCCCCCCTTTCCTGGAAGGGCGAGGGATGCGCTTATCGAAGAACGGGAAAGGTAGACAAGGCCGATAAAGAGTAAGGCCCGCATCAGGCCCTGGACCAGAGCAACGGAGGTGACCGGGAAGGTTCCGATACGAAAGAGGACCTCCCCTACCGGAGTAAGGAGATTTGCTGCAGTGACTCCCAGCAAGAGGGCAATATTGGGAAGAAATCGGAACCGGCGCCCCAGAAGCAGGGAGTAGACGATAAGCAGGACGACTTGAATAATCCTGAAAAAAAGCGACTGCTGAAATACGAAGGCGGGAATCAAAAGGACTCCCGCCATAAAACGAAATTTATTCAATGTTCAAGCCTCCGTGAAGGTACGAGCCCAAAGGCTTCCGGCAATAAACCGATCACCGAAAAATCCCATGATGGCCCCGCTGATCAAACCGATAATCAGAAAGGGAGGGGCTATAAGAAGGGCCGCATTACCGAAAATAAAGCGGTTGGCAAGCAATATCTGCGACAAATTTCCGACAAAGGCTCCCGCCACACTAATACCGACGAGACTGATACCCTTCCTTGCAAAGCGCCGAAGCAGGACCATAACAGCAACACTGACAAGGGTTCCCGTAGCGGAAAAAAGGATGATATATGAAAAGAGTGTCCCATTTACAATCCCTTGTCCTGCAATCTTTAGAAAGGCCAAAAGCCACACGTCGCGATCATCGAAGAGGGCAAGTGCAATAAGAATCGGAATATTCGCAATTCCCAAGCGCATAAAGGGCACGGGCTTGGGTATCATAAACTCCAAGACCGAAAGGAAAAGCGCCAGCCCGCCCAAGACCGCAATGGGCTTGTGACGATCACCACTCATCAGATTCTCCGTCCACTTCATCCTCATCATCGAGGAAATCTTCGATACGGTAGCTGATCTCTTCGGGAGGATCTATAGGCACAAGATCGACAAGATGGGGCAGAATATCCGCGGCAGCTTTTCTGCTCTCGTCGGGAAATTCAAAAAAGGTAACCACCCCCTCGTCGGATTCTTCCATAATACAGCAGGCGGTAAAACTCTTGCCCATGGAAAGGTCAAGTCGGTACCACACTCCGGAAATAAGCCGGACATCGTCAAATTTACTCATTCCGTCACCTCGTTATCCTGCACAAAATGGTACCGACTGTCCTCTATCGTAAGCCACCCGTCGGGGTCGGAGGATGTCAGCACCGATTTATCTTCCATAACAAACACTGCCTGGAGAAAGGGGGTCTCTCTGGCCAGCCGCAGGCCTTTCTCCGGGCCTAAGGCAAACAACATGGTAGAGAAAGCGTCCGCCCGGGTCGAGTCCCTGGCTACAATCGTCACCGAGGCTATCCCGTTTTCTATCGGATAACCGTCGACGGTACTGAGGATATGGTGATAACGCACGCCGTCCTGAATGAAGAAACGTTCATATTTCCCGCTGGTGACAACGGCACTATCCTCGACTCGGGCAATGGCGATATAGTTTCCCCGCTCGGCGTCGGGGTCCTGAATTCCAATCTTCCAGGGCCCATCTCCGTAACGCTGCCCCATTGCAAAAACATTCCCGCCGAAGTTGATAATGGCATACGGCACCTCGCCATCCTTCAGAACCTGTGCGGCGGCATCCGCGGCATAGCCCTTGGCGATGGCTCCAAGATCGACGGCCATTCCTTTTTCCAGGAGTTCGGCTGTACGATGCTCACTATTGAGAACCAGATTGTGATAATCAATCAATGCAAGTGCATCCAAGATTTCGGGTCGCTCCGGAAGCCTTGCTGCGTCACTTCCTATTCCCCAGAGAGAGACAAGAGGCCCGACGGTGGGGTCAAAGGCACCACCCGAAAGCTGGGCATACTCCTTTGCCTTGGAAAGAAGAAAAAAGGTATCATCGGAGAGCTGCAAAGGATCCCTGCCTGCATGATCATTGAGAACCGAGATCTCCGAATCATCCAAATTCACACTCATGAGAGACTCCACACGGTGAACGGCGTCAAAGGCTTCTTGTATATGATGGGCATCCGCCTTTCGAAAGACCGTGATGGTGCAGGTTGTCCCCAAAGCAAAACGTGTCTCCGCTATAGGATCTTGCGATTTCTCCGTCCCGCATGACGATAGAATACATAGTAAGGAAAAAAAAGCATATAGACGATATTTCATGGTGCGAAAATTTCTCTTATTTCTCTTGAAAAGTCAACCTTCTGACAGAAGCATGTAGTTGCAGAAAAGATAATTATCTTCTATCATCACTAAAGCATGATCGAATCGATCATATTTAGAAAATATTCACAATAACGTGAAAATCATAACAGAATCTGGAGGAAGGAATGGGTAAAACCAAAATTGTGATTCTTGGCGGTGGATATGGGGGTGTTGAAACTGCAAAGAAATTACATAAACAGTTCAAGAAACGACCTGAGATAGAAATTACCCTTATAGACCGAAACCCCTATCATACCCTGATGACGGAACTCCACGAAGTCGCGGGAGCAAGGGTTGAGCCTGATTCGGTCAGGGTCTCCTTTGCACGTATTTTTTCCGGAAAACGAGTACATATTGTTCTCGATGAGATTACCGCTATCGACTTCACAGGAAAGAAATTAACAGGAAAAAGCGACTCTTATGAGTACGACTACCTGGTTCTTGGGACCGGTGCCGAGCCATGTTTTTTTGGTGTCCCGGGAGCACAAGAACACGCTTTCACGCTCTGGTCCTTTGAAGATGCGATGAAGATCCGTGAGCATACCGAGCGGATGTTTTTGGAAGCAAGCCAGACATCGGATCCAGAAGAGCGTAAAAAGCTTCTGACATTTGCCGTGGCTGGTGCCGGTTTTACCGGTATCGAACTGGCGGGAGAGTTGGTTGAACGGCGAAGTACACTCTGCAGAGAGTACGGCATCGATGAATCGGAAGTAAGGATCATGGTTGTCGAGGCCCTCGGTGAAATACTTCCGATCCTGCCGGAAAAGCTTCAGCAGAAAACGATGAAGTATCTCGAAAAACACGGCGTGGAAATCTGCCTCGAAAGCAGAATTACCGAAGTAACTCCCGATGGCTTTTCAACAAACAACTGTGATTCCCACGACGCAAAAACCTTTATCTGGACCTGCGGCGTTTTCGGAACGGCCTTCGGCGGGGAGTTGGATCTCGAGCAGGGACACTGTAGCAGACAGCGGGTGGATGAATATCTGAGAAGTCCGGGAAAAGAGAATGTCTTTCTTACCGGGGATATGGTGTGGTTCCTTGAAAATGAAAAGCCACTTCCCCAGATTGTAGAGACGGCATTGCAAACCGCAGAGGTGGTTGCTCACAATATTATCGCTTCCATCGAGGGAAGCCCCATGAAGGCTTTTAAGTCGAACTACCATGGTTTCATGGTCTCTATCGGTGGAAAATATGCAGTAAGCCACAACATGGGCATGTCCATGTCGGGCTTTTTCGCAATGGCCCTAAAGCACCTCATCAACGTTCATTATCTTCTTGGTCTTGCAGGTTTCAATGCGGTATGGGGCTACCTGAGACACGAAATCCTCGATATCAAAGAGGGCCGTTCTCTGGTTCGAAACCTTATCTCAGCGAAGATTCCCAATTACTGGGCATTCCCTTTGCGCCTCTGGCTTGGCCTGATGTGGGTCATCGAAGGGGTCAATAAGATCGGTGAAGGATGGTTTCATTTCTCGGCCGGTTCGAAATCGGCATGGATGTTTAGCCAGGGAGTAGTTCAGGCGGGCGTACAGGCAGTTACAGACGCAACCAGCGCCGCTTCCGCTGCAGAGGCAGGAACACAGGCTGCTCAGACTGCCACCGAGGCGGTCACTGCCGCAAGTGGTGCCGCAACAGATGCAGCCGCCACCGTGGCCCATGCAGCCTCAGATGCCGTTACAGCCGCAAGCGGTGCAGCGGCAGACGCCGCCGCAAATACGGTCAAGGCAGCTTCAGACGCTGTATCCGCCGCTTCCGATGCCGTTGCAGGTGCCGCATCCACTGCAGTTGCCTATGCCGAGCAGGTCTTCCATACTATCTGGGATACGACGAACTCTATCCTTGCCTATGATAATCCCCTGGTGACATGGTTTCGCCAAACCTTTATGGACGGCATCTTTGTTCACCTACCCTTTCAGTTGTTTCAGGTTATGGTTGTTGTCACAGAGCTTGGTATCGGTCTTGCCCTTATGGGTGGCCTTTTTACCTGGCTTGCCGCAGTTGTATCGATCGGTATGTGCCTGATCTTCACCTTGTCTGGAATGTTCAGCTGGAATCAGCTCTGGTTTGTATTCGCGGCCATTCTTATGATGGGCGGAGCAGGTCGCGGCCTAGGTCTTGACC encodes:
- the ilvC gene encoding ketol-acid reductoisomerase; the encoded protein is MAKIFYDKDADLSALKNETVAVLGFGSQGHAHAMSLKDSGVDVIVGLRKGSRSWKKAEAYGIPVYTVEEAAKRGDVVMVLLPDELQAEIYAKEIAPGLEAGNMLMFAHGFAIHFHQIVAPKGVDVSLVAPKGPGHIVRREFEAGRGVPGLVAVHKDETGKAEPRALAYAKGIGCTRAGVFETSFREETETDLFGEQAVLCGGVTSLMKAGFDTLVEAGYQPEMAYFECINEMKLIVDLIYEGGMTLMRHSISNTAEYGDYITQGKLVTDETKKAMKGILEDIQSGRFARDWILENRAGRPSFYAMRQNARNSQNEAVGAQLRSMMSWLKSDIEIEE
- the ilvN gene encoding acetolactate synthase small subunit, whose protein sequence is MREEEYTDHTISVLVNNHPGVLSKLTSLITRRGFNIESIAAGPTKDPDMFRLTIIVKGDDQSVEQIQKQLYKIVDTVKVSPIDPRNKVEREIGLIKLRATNGSRNEVLQMVNVFKGQVIDSGPGGFVVEIVGSSEKVDSFIGLFPPQQVVEVARTGIVAMNRWEKKQTR
- the ilvB gene encoding biosynthetic-type acetolactate synthase large subunit — translated: MILKGARILVESLLLEGVDTIFAYTGGKVISIFDQLQEFEDRVRLILPRHEQGGTHAADGYARSTGRPGVVIVTSGPGATNTVTGIATAYMDSVPMVVITGQVNLDQIGSDAFQEADVVGITMPITKANFLVRDASEIAYTVKKAFHLATTGRPGPVVIDIPGDVQAQDVSFDYPDTIELRGYKPNMNGHPKQIKSVIGMLKQSRKPLIIAGGGVNLSGATEMVNRLADEKGIPVVCTLMGHGVMPKRSELLLGPIGMHGTLYGNYAVQHADLILALGVRFSDRIVGDGAGFAPKAKLVHVDIDPAEIGKSIKADLPIVGTIQSVLGDLNKADIPVDSEQWIRELVEYRSAHPLVAEDPKNPGGLAPQRLIQLAGEIFPKETIVVTDVGQNQMWAALFFGFSRGRSFLTSGGLGTMGFGLPAAIGAAVGNPDKPVLMISGDGGFQMNLQELATIRRYRLPVKMLVIDNGYLGMVRQWQELLFEKRYAGTVMDDNPDFAALAEVFGIHGRTLRDAKDAQDVLRELAECEGPMLLHAHVSPSANVLPMVPAGKPLEQVVEKI
- a CDS encoding Gx transporter family protein, with amino-acid sequence MSGDRHKPIAVLGGLALFLSVLEFMIPKPVPFMRLGIANIPILIALALFDDRDVWLLAFLKIAGQGIVNGTLFSYIILFSATGTLVSVAVMVLLRRFARKGISLVGISVAGAFVGNLSQILLANRFIFGNAALLIAPPFLIIGLISGAIMGFFGDRFIAGSLWARTFTEA
- a CDS encoding FAD:protein FMN transferase — protein: MKYRLYAFFSLLCILSSCGTEKSQDPIAETRFALGTTCTITVFRKADAHHIQEAFDAVHRVESLMSVNLDDSEISVLNDHAGRDPLQLSDDTFFLLSKAKEYAQLSGGAFDPTVGPLVSLWGIGSDAARLPERPEILDALALIDYHNLVLNSEHRTAELLEKGMAVDLGAIAKGYAADAAAQVLKDGEVPYAIINFGGNVFAMGQRYGDGPWKIGIQDPDAERGNYIAIARVEDSAVVTSGKYERFFIQDGVRYHHILSTVDGYPIENGIASVTIVARDSTRADAFSTMLFALGPEKGLRLARETPFLQAVFVMEDKSVLTSSDPDGWLTIEDSRYHFVQDNEVTE
- a CDS encoding FAD-dependent oxidoreductase, with protein sequence MGKTKIVILGGGYGGVETAKKLHKQFKKRPEIEITLIDRNPYHTLMTELHEVAGARVEPDSVRVSFARIFSGKRVHIVLDEITAIDFTGKKLTGKSDSYEYDYLVLGTGAEPCFFGVPGAQEHAFTLWSFEDAMKIREHTERMFLEASQTSDPEERKKLLTFAVAGAGFTGIELAGELVERRSTLCREYGIDESEVRIMVVEALGEILPILPEKLQQKTMKYLEKHGVEICLESRITEVTPDGFSTNNCDSHDAKTFIWTCGVFGTAFGGELDLEQGHCSRQRVDEYLRSPGKENVFLTGDMVWFLENEKPLPQIVETALQTAEVVAHNIIASIEGSPMKAFKSNYHGFMVSIGGKYAVSHNMGMSMSGFFAMALKHLINVHYLLGLAGFNAVWGYLRHEILDIKEGRSLVRNLISAKIPNYWAFPLRLWLGLMWVIEGVNKIGEGWFHFSAGSKSAWMFSQGVVQAGVQAVTDATSAASAAEAGTQAAQTATEAVTAASGAATDAAATVAHAASDAVTAASGAAADAAANTVKAASDAVSAASDAVAGAASTAVAYAEQVFHTIWDTTNSILAYDNPLVTWFRQTFMDGIFVHLPFQLFQVMVVVTELGIGLALMGGLFTWLAAVVSIGMCLIFTLSGMFSWNQLWFVFAAILMMGGAGRGLGLDHWVMPWIKKWWNGTKLAKKSYLYSGEPK